In Pseudomonadota bacterium, one genomic interval encodes:
- a CDS encoding ACT domain-containing protein — WITRGRGVTIHRKGCTRAMELDPERRVAVSWESQAKVDMPAALRVITSHQPGVLAHLATTFNEAGVNITEANSQSGRDGRAIHTFHFDVSDVRRLRGVIRRISKVNGVQEVQRI; from the coding sequence GTTGGATCACGCGAGGACGCGGCGTCACAATTCACCGCAAGGGTTGTACACGTGCCATGGAGCTCGATCCGGAACGCCGGGTAGCAGTGAGCTGGGAGAGTCAGGCCAAGGTGGACATGCCCGCTGCGCTGCGCGTGATCACCTCGCATCAGCCCGGTGTGCTCGCGCACCTCGCCACCACCTTCAACGAGGCCGGTGTCAATATCACCGAAGCCAACTCCCAGTCGGGCCGTGACGGCCGAGCGATTCACACTTTTCACTTCGACGTCAGCGACGTCCGCAGGTTGCGCGGGGTGATTCGACGCATCTCCAAGGTAAACGGGGTACAGGAAGTCCAGAGGATCTGA